A region of Paenibacillus thiaminolyticus DNA encodes the following proteins:
- a CDS encoding protein kinase yields the protein MFNVKYDAAKNRIYVKLEGMMGMDEAKEYDNATRQHVDKAKEGYTFCIDMADAQPAPAEVNEYLAGLREYMAKKKIVGSAMIVSSALTKLQLSRLIKELGGDNGVFQSYEEADKYLDSFK from the coding sequence ATGTTTAACGTAAAATACGATGCAGCGAAAAACCGGATTTATGTCAAGCTCGAAGGCATGATGGGCATGGACGAGGCGAAGGAGTATGACAACGCCACCCGCCAGCATGTTGACAAAGCGAAAGAAGGATATACGTTCTGCATCGATATGGCGGACGCTCAGCCTGCTCCGGCCGAAGTGAATGAATATTTGGCGGGTCTGCGTGAATATATGGCCAAGAAGAAAATTGTCGGATCGGCCATGATCGTCAGCTCGGCGCTCACGAAGCTGCAGCTGTCCCGATTGATTAAGGAGCTCGGCGGCGACAACGGCGTATTCCAGAGCTACGAAGAAGCGGACAAATATCTCGACAGCTTCAAATAA
- a CDS encoding methyl-accepting chemotaxis protein yields the protein MNAQITSVTKRLKFMGNWWNKSLLARILVPMTLLTLLIIVATSMVNVNFLKETITDLMIKDTEQDAAHVSTLIERGGNMTPAELLESIALNKHSYALIVEDGEIAAVAGAADKTQLADYPQLKALLESPQAGMFLDNQLEYGVSRQTGKYRVIVVSNLLDFSEGIGYYQLTLLVVAIASILVICGTVWLLVKRFMVKPIHEVAETLDRIGGGDLTQRLSMDVNRQDIWGMVARGVENMTSNLRNLVEQVVTTSDKVTVTSGDFVHSAQETSKASEQVTLSLQDISQGVDEEARMLRNIGGTMEDITMAIGEVEQVVKSMTSDFTSASELVSSGSVMVRDTVSQMNELAENVGSSSVVINELEHRSGKVGEIIQIITEIAGQTNLLALNAAIEAARAGEHGLGFAVVANEVRKLADQSNQAALEIQEIISLVQADTLHAVESMSKSTQLVESGMESVNQTGQVFEAIVKTIREVSSNVEMVDAIVQEVNLNAKEIWDRVQGIIQISEESSANVQSIAAATEEQNAIMEELALSSEELNRLSGNLREALTKFTV from the coding sequence ATGAACGCTCAAATCACATCCGTGACCAAACGGCTGAAATTCATGGGCAACTGGTGGAATAAGTCGCTGTTGGCGCGAATCCTCGTTCCCATGACATTGTTGACTTTGCTTATCATCGTAGCCACAAGCATGGTCAATGTCAATTTTTTGAAAGAAACGATAACGGACCTGATGATTAAAGATACGGAGCAGGATGCGGCCCATGTCAGCACCTTGATCGAACGCGGCGGCAATATGACACCGGCAGAGTTGCTTGAGAGCATCGCTCTCAATAAACACAGCTACGCGCTCATTGTCGAGGATGGGGAGATCGCGGCGGTCGCAGGTGCCGCAGACAAGACGCAGCTGGCCGATTATCCGCAGCTGAAGGCGCTGCTGGAATCGCCACAGGCAGGTATGTTCCTGGATAATCAATTGGAGTATGGCGTATCCCGCCAGACCGGGAAGTATCGCGTCATCGTCGTGTCCAATCTGCTGGATTTCAGCGAAGGGATCGGATACTATCAGTTAACGCTGCTAGTGGTCGCGATCGCCTCTATCCTGGTGATTTGCGGAACGGTATGGCTGCTTGTAAAACGGTTCATGGTCAAGCCGATCCATGAAGTGGCCGAGACGCTGGACCGGATCGGAGGCGGCGATTTGACGCAGCGCCTCTCCATGGATGTGAACCGGCAGGATATATGGGGAATGGTCGCCCGCGGGGTGGAGAACATGACCTCAAATCTGCGGAATCTCGTCGAACAGGTCGTCACGACAAGCGACAAGGTCACCGTCACCTCGGGAGACTTCGTCCACAGCGCGCAGGAGACGAGCAAAGCCTCTGAGCAAGTGACTCTCTCCTTGCAGGACATCTCGCAGGGCGTGGACGAGGAAGCGCGCATGCTGCGCAATATCGGCGGCACGATGGAGGATATTACGATGGCCATCGGCGAAGTCGAGCAGGTCGTCAAGTCGATGACGAGCGATTTCACGAGCGCCAGCGAGCTGGTATCGAGCGGCAGCGTCATGGTCCGGGACACGGTGAGCCAAATGAACGAGCTGGCTGAAAACGTCGGCTCCAGCTCCGTCGTGATTAATGAACTGGAGCATCGTTCCGGCAAGGTCGGCGAGATTATCCAGATTATTACGGAGATTGCGGGACAGACGAATCTGCTTGCCCTGAACGCGGCGATTGAAGCGGCCCGGGCCGGCGAGCACGGTCTCGGCTTCGCAGTTGTCGCCAATGAAGTGCGCAAGCTGGCCGATCAATCGAATCAGGCTGCGCTGGAGATCCAGGAGATCATTTCTCTCGTCCAGGCCGATACGCTCCATGCCGTCGAGTCGATGAGCAAGAGCACGCAGCTGGTCGAGTCGGGAATGGAGAGCGTGAACCAGACCGGGCAAGTGTTCGAAGCGATCGTCAAGACGATCCGGGAAGTGTCAAGCAATGTTGAAATGGTCGATGCGATCGTGCAGGAGGTCAATCTGAACGCCAAAGAAATCTGGGATCGGGTTCAGGGGATTATCCAAATTTCCGAGGAATCGTCGGCCAATGTGCAATCGATCGCGGCTGCGACCGAGGAACAGAATGCGATTATGGAAGAATTGGCCCTCTCGTCTGAAGAGCTCAATCGCTTGTCGGGCAATCTGCGGGAAGCCTTGACGAAATTCACCGTGTAA
- a CDS encoding arylsulfatase regulator — protein MNVKIHNVQDVVLCNERNEHLWYQFKGLYMLNKEHIVMLQREESLYGFVIVDSAPYSYLQPLSYERSRMLQHEYPAVFAALQPSVMNPTVLLRLIAFTYNEVKSKCNYSICISFASDDHPLDAYAFFLQTGADYVHFLTEQQDRDS, from the coding sequence GTGAATGTCAAAATCCACAACGTTCAAGACGTCGTACTATGCAACGAACGGAACGAGCATCTCTGGTACCAATTCAAAGGGCTGTACATGCTCAACAAGGAACATATCGTCATGCTGCAGCGCGAAGAGAGTCTGTACGGATTCGTCATTGTGGACAGCGCCCCTTACAGTTATCTGCAGCCGCTGAGCTACGAACGTTCACGGATGCTACAACATGAATACCCCGCCGTCTTTGCCGCCCTCCAGCCATCCGTGATGAATCCAACCGTACTGCTTCGCCTGATCGCCTTCACGTATAATGAAGTCAAGTCCAAATGCAACTACAGCATCTGTATCTCTTTCGCTTCCGACGATCATCCGCTGGACGCATATGCCTTCTTCCTGCAGACAGGTGCGGATTATGTGCATTTCCTGACAGAGCAACAAGACCGCGATTCGTAA
- a CDS encoding non-ribosomal peptide synthetase: protein MSAIPFTTEQLTGYDAHTFEIPSAIVDRLELLTRTRSVTLEAAVGVAWSGLVARYHNAEEVILHVMASQSRDGVQVPVRPEGTLWSAAQVLCGQLKTGGQELGAGGGITTCCWCQDAEVPGKTRADISAGDLHGRILGREEAFLAPYLFTIYYRPERFSLDGAKQMGQQFNQMLGEAVQAPDKPIGEWDLLTKEEIQRFIERHNRTQYPYPKHRTVPSLFEEQAERIPDEPAIIEEGRQFTYKELNLAANRLAHYLRKHGVQREQAVGILAERTAEMVIGILAIIKAGGAYVPIDPDHPQDRIQYLLEDSGARLVLTSAELSGRLPADAEQVPLEGTAWAEQPDHNPEPVGGAKDLIYIIYTSGSTGRPKGVMVTHRNVVRLVKNTNFVDFQAGDRILQTGSLVFDASTFEIWGSLLNGVGLVLVDKTTILDSRKLEEALRRFGITTMFLTTALFLQLIDRNPAMFKPVRQLFVGGELMSPKHFFRAAQECAPIRLSNIYGPTENTTFSTCYELKEEREGPIPIGTPLGNSTVYVVNAHGKLQPAGAIGELWVGGDGVARGYLNRDDLTEKMFIDSPFVPGERIYKTGDLVRLCEDGQLEFVGRKDHQVKIRGYRMELGEIEARIHSHSQVKETLVTDFEEAPGQKALCAYVVAEGGLDAVGLRAYLAQLLPEYMVPGYFMFLERMPLTINGKIDRAKLPRPEKQERAAVHYAAPTNETERKLAAIWEELLGIEPIGIDDHFFDLGGHSLKVAQLQARIYETFQVTLSFKLLFEMPHIRSLASLIAQLEQGGFEAIEPAPDKPHYRLTPAQQRMYALQQRTDIGMAYHVPLLYRLPGDWDPERLEQALRKLVERHEALRTSFHWEEGEVVQRVHPAISFAMERLEADGRTAEEAAESFLRPFRMEEAPLLRAAWIRLAEGEAALLLDVHHIVFDGTSLSLLAQELAALYGGQALPAQTLHYKDYAEWQAAREIREQEAGEAYWLRMLEGELPVLELPTDFPRPPMQTFAGGIVRAALPAADAAALKKLASERGTTLYMALLAVYNLLLAAYADKEDIIVGCAVAARTHPDLERMMGMFVNTLPIRSCPEGGKSFAGYLAELKESLLAAYEYQTYPLDKLVDQLSYPRDMSRNPLFDTVFVMQNMGDTTLELDGAACEAIPYHNGTAKFDVTLEAVEREDAVLLNFEYNTALFRRDTIERLAGHFLQLVQEAIRKPEALIGELDMITEREREQIVAEFNGTEAAYPREATIHGLFEEQARRTPDRTAVTDPQRSLTYAELNAEANRLAHELRRRGVRREQAVGVLTERTAEMIVGVLAIMKAGGAYVPIDPDYPADRVDYLLEDSGAQLVLASGSLAGQLPPHIARVGFEAAATAAGSSGEEEIAIDQDRVNEAEDLAYLMYTSGSTGKPKGVMVTHRNVIRLVQNTNFVNFREDDCILQTGSLVFDASTFEIWGALLNGLRLVLVDKMTILDESALAQAIERHGVTMMWLTSPLFTQLAEKNPELFRPVRTLLVGGDVLSPKHIYRVREASDPITIINGYGPTENTTFTACYKIAGERPGSIPIGKPIANSTAYVVNAFGKLQPIGIPGELWAGGDGVARGYLNRSDLTAEKFIDSPFRPGERIYKTGDLVRWLPDGNIEFLGRKDHQVKIRGFRMELGEIEAQIRSHPQVKDVLVSVCEEAPGQKALCAHIVAEGDLTAADVRAYVLTSLPDYMAPAYYAFLERMPLTTNGKIDRSKLPEPEKLEGVSGSMAAPENDIEQKLADAWQEVLGLTAVGVEDNFFDIGGHSLKAITLVARLKQEFIVDVADIFAYPTIRQLARHIEYRPNHLQEKLARIRERYAAAPDGEAPAVEEARRRYRSGIEDRLHPEAQRRTEYRHVLLTGATGYLGAYLLHEIISCTDSEVSVIVRGRTPDEARGRLADKLAYYFGSDWFLMHAGRIHLVNGELSAERFGLGAEEYERLAGGIDCIVHAAANVKHYGRYDEFVQSNVTATERLVELALERTPKAFHHVSTMSVGMGSIEGRGEVLFTEDDGDLGQQHHNVYVKTKFEAELRIQEARARGLQASIYRVGNIVCHSDTGHFQENIADNAFYNTIKSYLGLGAVLASEPDTDLSFVNQVSAAIVTLFDKPALYNGTYHVYNPHLISLSELLAAHPGIAVKPLTAGPFFDELYARFEREENREAVESVLLHNGWMDEASGGTVFVHTAERTAALLARLGFAWTKPAETEFRRLLAHAETVGFLPQAASRE, encoded by the coding sequence TTGTCTGCCATTCCATTTACAACCGAACAGCTTACGGGCTATGACGCCCATACCTTCGAGATTCCTTCTGCCATCGTGGATAGACTGGAACTGCTCACACGCACCCGTTCGGTCACATTGGAGGCTGCAGTGGGCGTAGCATGGAGCGGTCTGGTCGCACGGTACCATAACGCAGAGGAAGTGATTCTTCATGTGATGGCCAGCCAGAGCCGGGACGGAGTGCAAGTGCCGGTTCGCCCGGAGGGGACGCTGTGGAGCGCGGCCCAGGTGCTGTGCGGCCAGTTGAAGACCGGCGGGCAGGAACTGGGCGCCGGCGGCGGCATCACGACTTGCTGCTGGTGCCAGGATGCCGAGGTGCCTGGCAAGACGAGAGCCGATATTTCAGCCGGAGACCTGCATGGCCGGATCTTGGGTAGGGAAGAGGCTTTCCTTGCCCCTTATTTATTTACGATTTATTATCGGCCGGAGCGCTTCAGCCTGGATGGCGCCAAGCAGATGGGTCAGCAGTTCAACCAGATGCTGGGCGAAGCGGTGCAAGCTCCGGACAAGCCGATCGGAGAGTGGGATCTCCTGACGAAGGAGGAGATTCAGCGCTTCATCGAGCGGCACAACCGGACGCAGTATCCTTATCCGAAGCACCGGACTGTGCCGTCCTTGTTCGAGGAGCAGGCGGAACGCATACCTGACGAACCGGCCATCATTGAAGAGGGCCGTCAATTTACATATAAGGAATTGAACCTTGCCGCGAACCGGCTTGCCCATTATTTACGCAAGCATGGGGTGCAACGCGAGCAAGCGGTAGGGATACTCGCCGAGCGGACGGCAGAGATGGTCATCGGTATTCTCGCCATCATCAAGGCCGGCGGCGCGTACGTCCCAATCGATCCGGATCATCCGCAGGATCGGATTCAATATTTGCTGGAAGACAGCGGAGCGCGGTTGGTGCTGACGAGCGCCGAGCTGTCCGGGCGTTTGCCGGCGGATGCGGAGCAGGTGCCGTTGGAAGGGACGGCCTGGGCCGAACAGCCGGATCATAATCCGGAACCGGTCGGCGGCGCGAAGGATTTAATTTATATTATCTACACCTCGGGATCGACAGGCAGACCGAAGGGCGTCATGGTGACCCATCGCAACGTGGTCCGTCTTGTCAAAAATACGAATTTCGTTGATTTTCAGGCGGGAGATCGCATCCTGCAGACCGGATCGCTCGTGTTCGATGCGTCCACCTTTGAAATCTGGGGCTCGCTCCTGAATGGAGTTGGCCTCGTGCTGGTCGACAAGACGACAATATTGGATAGCCGCAAATTGGAGGAAGCGCTGCGCCGCTTTGGCATCACGACGATGTTCCTCACGACGGCACTGTTCCTGCAGCTCATTGACCGCAACCCGGCCATGTTCAAGCCGGTGCGCCAGTTGTTCGTCGGCGGCGAATTGATGTCCCCGAAGCATTTCTTCCGGGCGGCGCAGGAGTGCGCGCCGATTCGGCTGTCGAACATCTACGGCCCGACGGAGAATACGACCTTCTCGACCTGCTATGAGCTGAAGGAGGAGCGGGAGGGCCCGATTCCCATCGGCACGCCGCTCGGGAACTCGACGGTATATGTTGTCAATGCGCACGGTAAGCTGCAGCCGGCTGGAGCAATCGGGGAGTTGTGGGTCGGCGGAGACGGCGTCGCCCGCGGTTATTTGAACCGCGACGATCTGACGGAGAAAATGTTCATCGACAGCCCGTTCGTACCGGGGGAACGAATCTACAAGACCGGGGATCTGGTCCGCTTATGCGAAGACGGACAGTTGGAGTTCGTCGGGCGCAAGGACCATCAGGTCAAAATTCGCGGCTACCGCATGGAGCTGGGCGAGATTGAAGCCCGCATCCACAGTCATAGCCAGGTAAAAGAGACGCTTGTCACGGACTTCGAGGAAGCGCCGGGCCAGAAGGCGTTGTGCGCCTACGTCGTCGCGGAAGGCGGGCTGGATGCGGTGGGGCTGAGAGCCTATCTGGCGCAGCTGCTGCCGGAATATATGGTTCCCGGCTATTTCATGTTCCTGGAGCGGATGCCGCTGACGATCAACGGCAAAATTGACCGGGCCAAGCTGCCGCGTCCGGAGAAACAAGAGCGGGCGGCGGTCCATTACGCGGCCCCGACGAACGAGACGGAGCGCAAGCTGGCGGCCATCTGGGAGGAGCTGCTTGGCATCGAGCCGATCGGCATCGACGATCATTTCTTCGATCTGGGCGGACACTCGCTCAAGGTCGCTCAATTGCAGGCGCGAATCTATGAGACGTTCCAGGTGACGCTCTCCTTCAAGCTGCTGTTCGAGATGCCGCATATCCGCTCGCTCGCCTCGCTGATCGCCCAGCTGGAGCAGGGCGGCTTCGAAGCGATCGAGCCTGCGCCGGACAAGCCGCATTATCGCCTCACCCCGGCCCAGCAGCGGATGTACGCCTTGCAGCAGCGGACGGATATCGGCATGGCGTACCATGTGCCGCTTCTCTACCGCCTGCCGGGGGACTGGGATCCGGAGCGGCTGGAGCAGGCGCTGCGGAAGCTGGTGGAGCGCCATGAGGCGCTCCGTACGTCCTTCCATTGGGAGGAAGGCGAAGTCGTCCAGCGGGTCCATCCGGCAATCAGCTTCGCCATGGAGCGGCTGGAAGCCGATGGCCGTACGGCAGAGGAGGCGGCGGAATCGTTCCTGCGCCCGTTCCGCATGGAGGAGGCGCCGCTGCTGCGGGCGGCCTGGATCCGGCTCGCGGAAGGCGAAGCGGCGCTGCTGCTCGACGTTCATCATATCGTCTTCGACGGAACGTCGCTGAGCCTGCTGGCGCAGGAATTGGCCGCCTTGTATGGGGGCCAGGCGCTTCCGGCGCAGACGCTGCATTACAAGGATTACGCCGAATGGCAGGCGGCTCGGGAGATCCGGGAGCAGGAAGCGGGAGAGGCGTATTGGCTCCGGATGCTGGAAGGCGAGCTGCCGGTGCTGGAGCTGCCGACCGACTTCCCGCGGCCGCCGATGCAGACCTTCGCGGGGGGCATCGTCCGCGCGGCGCTGCCGGCCGCCGATGCCGCCGCGTTGAAGAAGCTGGCTTCGGAACGGGGGACAACGCTATATATGGCGCTGCTCGCCGTGTACAATCTGCTGTTGGCTGCATATGCGGACAAGGAGGATATTATCGTCGGCTGTGCCGTCGCGGCGCGCACGCATCCCGATCTGGAGCGGATGATGGGCATGTTCGTCAACACGCTGCCGATTCGCAGCTGCCCAGAAGGGGGCAAATCCTTCGCGGGCTATCTGGCCGAGCTCAAGGAGAGCTTGCTGGCGGCCTATGAATACCAGACCTATCCGCTGGACAAGCTGGTCGACCAGCTGTCCTACCCCCGGGACATGAGCCGCAACCCGTTGTTCGACACGGTCTTCGTCATGCAGAACATGGGCGATACGACGCTTGAGCTCGACGGCGCGGCCTGCGAGGCCATTCCTTATCATAACGGCACAGCGAAGTTCGACGTGACGCTGGAGGCCGTGGAGCGGGAAGATGCCGTCTTGCTGAACTTCGAGTACAATACGGCCCTCTTCCGCCGGGATACGATCGAGCGGCTGGCGGGGCACTTCCTGCAGCTCGTGCAGGAAGCGATACGGAAGCCGGAGGCGCTCATCGGCGAGTTAGACATGATTACGGAGCGGGAACGGGAGCAAATTGTCGCCGAGTTCAACGGGACCGAAGCAGCCTATCCGCGCGAAGCGACGATTCACGGCCTGTTCGAGGAGCAGGCGCGGCGCACGCCGGATCGCACGGCGGTCACCGATCCGCAGCGCTCGCTTACCTATGCCGAGCTGAATGCGGAAGCGAACCGGCTGGCCCATGAGCTGCGGCGCCGCGGCGTCCGCCGGGAGCAGGCGGTCGGCGTCTTGACCGAGCGAACGGCAGAAATGATCGTCGGCGTCCTGGCGATTATGAAGGCGGGCGGCGCATATGTGCCGATCGATCCGGATTATCCGGCAGATCGCGTCGATTACTTGCTGGAGGACAGCGGCGCGCAGCTCGTGCTTGCGAGCGGCTCGCTGGCGGGGCAGCTGCCGCCGCACATCGCCCGTGTCGGGTTCGAAGCGGCTGCAACCGCAGCCGGCTCAAGCGGCGAAGAAGAGATCGCGATCGATCAGGATCGCGTGAATGAGGCGGAGGATCTCGCCTATCTGATGTACACGTCGGGATCGACGGGCAAGCCGAAGGGGGTCATGGTGACCCACCGCAATGTCATCCGGCTCGTGCAGAATACGAACTTCGTCAACTTCCGGGAGGATGACTGTATTCTCCAGACGGGCTCGCTGGTGTTCGATGCTTCGACGTTCGAGATCTGGGGAGCGCTGCTGAACGGCCTGCGCCTCGTGCTCGTCGACAAGATGACGATTCTGGATGAGAGCGCCCTGGCACAAGCGATTGAACGCCACGGGGTAACGATGATGTGGTTGACCTCGCCGCTGTTCACCCAGCTGGCGGAGAAGAATCCGGAGCTGTTCCGGCCGGTGCGCACGCTGCTCGTCGGCGGCGACGTGTTGTCGCCGAAGCATATATACCGGGTGCGCGAAGCGAGCGATCCTATCACGATTATCAACGGGTACGGGCCGACGGAGAACACGACGTTCACGGCCTGCTATAAGATTGCCGGCGAGCGGCCCGGCTCGATCCCGATCGGGAAGCCGATTGCCAATTCGACGGCTTATGTCGTCAACGCGTTCGGCAAGCTGCAGCCGATCGGCATTCCAGGCGAGCTGTGGGCCGGCGGCGACGGCGTCGCCCGCGGTTATTTGAACCGGAGCGACTTGACCGCCGAGAAGTTCATCGACAGCCCGTTCCGGCCGGGGGAACGAATCTACAAGACCGGTGATCTGGTGCGTTGGCTGCCGGATGGCAATATCGAATTCCTCGGGCGCAAGGACCACCAGGTCAAAATACGCGGCTTCCGCATGGAACTGGGCGAGATTGAGGCCCAGATCCGCAGTCATCCGCAGGTGAAGGACGTGCTCGTGTCCGTCTGCGAGGAAGCGCCGGGGCAGAAGGCGCTCTGCGCCCATATCGTGGCGGAGGGCGATCTGACAGCGGCCGATGTCCGCGCCTATGTGCTGACCAGCCTGCCGGATTATATGGCGCCGGCCTACTATGCCTTCCTCGAGCGCATGCCGCTGACGACGAACGGCAAAATCGACCGTTCGAAGCTGCCGGAGCCGGAGAAGCTCGAAGGCGTGTCCGGCAGCATGGCGGCGCCGGAGAATGATATCGAGCAGAAGCTGGCCGATGCGTGGCAGGAGGTGCTCGGTCTGACGGCGGTCGGCGTCGAGGACAACTTCTTCGACATCGGCGGCCATTCCTTGAAGGCGATCACGCTGGTCGCCCGCCTGAAGCAGGAATTCATCGTCGATGTCGCCGACATCTTCGCATATCCGACGATTCGGCAGCTCGCTCGCCATATTGAATACCGGCCGAACCATCTGCAGGAGAAGCTGGCGCGCATACGCGAACGGTATGCCGCAGCCCCGGACGGGGAAGCGCCTGCCGTGGAAGAAGCTCGCCGCCGCTATCGCAGCGGCATCGAAGACCGGCTTCATCCGGAGGCGCAGCGCCGGACCGAGTACCGCCATGTGCTGCTGACGGGAGCGACCGGCTATCTGGGCGCCTATCTGCTGCACGAGATCATCTCGTGCACGGACAGCGAAGTCAGCGTCATCGTGCGAGGGCGGACGCCGGACGAGGCGCGCGGGCGCTTGGCGGACAAGCTGGCCTATTATTTTGGCTCAGACTGGTTCCTGATGCATGCCGGGCGTATCCATCTCGTGAACGGCGAGCTGTCGGCGGAACGGTTCGGCCTCGGGGCCGAGGAGTATGAACGGCTCGCTGGCGGGATCGACTGTATCGTTCACGCGGCGGCGAACGTGAAGCATTACGGCCGCTATGACGAATTCGTGCAGAGCAACGTGACGGCAACGGAACGGTTGGTCGAGTTGGCGCTGGAACGGACTCCGAAGGCGTTCCATCATGTGTCGACGATGTCGGTCGGCATGGGCTCCATCGAAGGCCGCGGCGAGGTGCTATTCACGGAAGATGACGGCGATCTCGGCCAGCAGCATCATAACGTCTATGTGAAGACCAAATTCGAAGCGGAACTTCGCATCCAGGAAGCCCGCGCCCGCGGCCTGCAGGCGAGCATCTATCGGGTCGGCAATATCGTATGCCATTCGGACACGGGCCATTTCCAGGAAAATATCGCGGACAACGCTTTTTACAATACAATCAAATCTTATCTTGGCCTGGGGGCCGTGCTGGCGTCGGAGCCGGATACCGATCTGTCCTTCGTCAATCAGGTGAGCGCGGCTATCGTTACGCTGTTCGACAAGCCGGCGCTGTACAACGGCACGTACCACGTGTACAACCCGCATCTGATCAGCTTGTCCGAGCTGTTGGCCGCCCACCCTGGCATTGCGGTGAAGCCGCTGACTGCCGGCCCGTTCTTCGATGAACTGTACGCCCGCTTCGAGCGGGAAGAGAACCGGGAGGCGGTCGAGAGCGTGCTGCTGCACAACGGCTGGATGGATGAGGCATCCGGCGGAACCGTCTTCGTGCATACGGCGGAACGGACGGCAGCGCTGCTCGCTCGCTTGGGCTTCGCATGGACGAAGCCGGCGGAGACGGAATTCCGGCGCCTGCTTGCGCACGCCGAGACGGTGGGCTTCCTGCCGCAAGCTGCAAGCCGGGAATAA
- a CDS encoding helix-turn-helix domain-containing protein: protein MGEQCGMKASYIGGAERGSLNISLDSLERIIRALDVSIEQFFSFDTASVDAERLGIAGTLELHVKLLKGRETEDVKLVHRIAKDMLETFDRRMNNN from the coding sequence CTGGGAGAACAGTGCGGAATGAAGGCTTCGTATATCGGCGGCGCTGAACGCGGCAGCTTGAATATTTCGCTTGATTCGCTGGAACGGATTATTCGTGCGCTGGATGTCAGCATTGAACAGTTTTTCTCGTTTGACACGGCAAGCGTAGATGCGGAACGTCTGGGCATCGCCGGCACCCTTGAACTGCACGTGAAGCTGTTGAAGGGGCGGGAGACAGAGGATGTGAAGCTGGTCCACCGGATTGCGAAGGACATGCTGGAGACGTTCGATCGGAGAATGAACAATAACTAG
- a CDS encoding helix-turn-helix domain-containing protein, translating to MRKLLITNRHGWNIYSLNRLAPTIQDPKQRIKVEAIRLVMSGHTAKDVAQQLGIHRQTVSNYVKIFNNGGLEQLLTNVASPGKPRILTPEQEEELIGIISSRKPSAGSSAGWLMRDIQDLLEKQFQVHMTRTGVRDMLRRLGLKYTSSGYVLNRTE from the coding sequence ATGCGAAAACTGTTGATTACGAACCGTCATGGATGGAATATCTATTCCTTGAACCGTTTGGCGCCCACCATCCAAGATCCGAAGCAGCGGATCAAGGTGGAGGCCATCCGTCTTGTCATGTCCGGACATACCGCTAAGGATGTCGCGCAGCAGCTGGGCATTCACCGACAGACGGTATCGAATTATGTCAAAATCTTCAACAACGGCGGCCTCGAACAATTGCTAACCAACGTTGCTTCTCCCGGGAAGCCAAGAATACTGACCCCTGAGCAGGAAGAAGAACTGATCGGCATCATCAGCAGCCGCAAACCCTCTGCCGGGTCATCTGCGGGCTGGTTGATGCGTGACATCCAGGATCTGCTGGAAAAGCAGTTCCAGGTGCATATGACACGGACGGGCGTTCGGGATATGCTGCGCAGATTAGGTCTTAAGTACACCTCATCCGGCTATGTGCTCAATCGTACCGAATAG
- a CDS encoding 4'-phosphopantetheinyl transferase family protein, whose amino-acid sequence MKIAALRWDRHSDDRIVHRLVPFLSADQQERYARLSQRADRHRMVIAEVLVRCQICRLTGRRNDEIAFIRNRYGKPYLAPDNSIYFNLAHSGSWIVTAIDRCDVGIDIERIGPMNPEAARTLCTPREYRIAIGLAADARARFLHWLWTAKQSYLKARGTGRYGPLDELEILPDGVYPWRLPSVWHARGYVFTRIESLDAGYCVMACGVDSKIAPIEHWTLEQLLDRFQPYCSSMIRS is encoded by the coding sequence ATGAAGATTGCTGCTCTCCGCTGGGACCGACACTCCGATGACCGCATCGTGCACCGTCTCGTTCCGTTCCTGTCTGCCGATCAGCAGGAGCGGTACGCGAGGCTGAGCCAGCGTGCGGACCGTCATCGCATGGTTATCGCCGAAGTTCTCGTCCGGTGCCAGATTTGCCGTCTGACCGGGAGGAGGAACGACGAGATCGCATTCATCCGGAACCGGTACGGCAAGCCGTATTTGGCCCCAGACAATTCAATATATTTCAATCTAGCGCATTCGGGTTCCTGGATCGTGACGGCGATCGATCGCTGCGATGTCGGCATTGATATCGAGCGGATCGGGCCTATGAATCCTGAGGCGGCCCGCACCCTGTGCACGCCTCGGGAATACCGGATCGCTATCGGTCTGGCGGCGGATGCGCGCGCCCGCTTTCTTCACTGGCTGTGGACGGCCAAGCAGAGCTATCTCAAAGCCCGTGGAACCGGACGATACGGTCCGCTGGATGAATTGGAGATACTGCCGGACGGGGTTTACCCTTGGCGGCTTCCGTCCGTATGGCATGCGCGGGGATATGTCTTTACCCGGATCGAGAGTCTGGATGCCGGGTATTGTGTGATGGCATGCGGTGTCGATTCCAAGATTGCGCCCATAGAGCATTGGACATTGGAACAACTATTGGATCGGTTTCAACCCTATTGTTCGTCAATGATAAGGAGCTGA